The Mustela erminea isolate mMusErm1 chromosome 6, mMusErm1.Pri, whole genome shotgun sequence genome includes a region encoding these proteins:
- the LOC116594015 gene encoding heterogeneous nuclear ribonucleoprotein A1-like, with amino-acid sequence MSKSESPKEPEQLRKLFIGGLSFETTDESLRSHFEQWGTLTDCVVMRDPNTKHSRGFGFVTYATVEEVDAAMNARPHKVDGRVVEPKRAVSREDSQRPGAHLTVKKIFVGGIKEDTEEHHLRDYFEQYGKIEVIEIMTDRGSGKKRGFAIVTFDDHDSVDKIVIQKYHTVNGHNCEVRKALSKQEMASASSSQRGRSGSGNFGGGRGNDNFGRGGNFSGRGGFGGSRGGGGYGGSGDGYNGFGNDGSNFGGGGSYNDFGNYNNQSSNFGPMKGGNFGGRSSGPYGGGGQYFAKPRNQGGYGGSSSSSSSSYGSGRRF; translated from the coding sequence ATGTCtaagtcagagtctcccaaagagcctgaacaGCTGCGAAAGCTCTTCATCGGAggtctgagctttgaaacaaccgatgagagtctgaggagccatTTTGAGCAATGGGGAACACTTACGGACTGTGTGGTAATGAGAGATCCGAACACCAAGCActccagaggctttgggtttgtcacctatgccactgtggaggaggtagatgcagccatgaatgcaaggccacacaaggtggatggaagagttgtggaaccaaagagggctgtctcaagagaagattctcaaagacctggtgcccacttaactgtgaaaaagatttttgttggtggcattaaagaagacactgaagaacatcatctaagagattatttcgaacagtatgggaaaatcgaagtgattgagatcatgactgaccgaggcagtggcaaaaagaggggttttgctattgtaacatttgatgaccatgattctgtagacaagattgtcattcaaaaataccatactgtgaatggccacaactgtgaagtaaggaaagcgctctctaagcaagagatggctagtgcttcatccagccaaagaggtcgaagtggttctggaaactttggtggtggtcgtgggaatgacaactttggtcgcggaggaaacttcagtggtcgaggtggctttggtggcagtcGAGGTGGTGGTGGATATGGTGGCAGCGGGGATGGCTATAAcggatttggtaatgatggaagcaactttggaggtggcggaagctataatgattttggcaattacaacaatcaatcctcaaattttggacccatgaaaggaggcaattttggaggcagaagctctggccctTATGGTGGTGGAGGCCAATACTTCGCCAAACCACGAAACCAAGGTGGCTAtggtggttccagcagcagcagcagcagcagctatggcagtggcagaaggttttaa